One genomic window of Coffea eugenioides isolate CCC68of chromosome 1, Ceug_1.0, whole genome shotgun sequence includes the following:
- the LOC113771261 gene encoding receptor-like protein EIX1, with the protein MGGSTHFSVFLLVAIILLCSSSKTANATCYASEKQALMDFKKALKDPYGRLSSWIHDVDCCKWEGVVCSKRSGRVIQLHLQSPVREIDVSGDEVFVDPKSPLSGKISHSLQNLTRLRYLDLSLNDFSGIPIPSFFGSLRSLRYLNLSGAGFQGTVPYQLGNLSSLRTLSIGGYPSDLQVDNLQWLAGLPNLEHLDMSAVNLSLASNWLEVINTIPSLVEIHLSSCQLDLISHHLGRDTFVFHANFSSLSVLDLSENFLGHLIPRWIFGLTVLASLDLSGTKLEGPLSRGLCNLTSLQHLDLSFNYLNCSLPDELIHLNNLISLNLTENQFEGFLDGIWNWSSLTSLDLSYNNFATFLPSQLSTLTALISLYLRSNHFRGSIPSSIANISNLQYLDLSDNNLSSSLPSEVFTSKDLITLDARANHLNGPIPSTVGNCTKLKYLGLNDNALSGSIPSNLGRCTQLKELLLSNNALSGSIPSNLGKLLSLEHLDVSHNKLTGTLPESLWQLSKLKELRIYDNLIEGIVSESHLDNLTALWYFSASGNSLTLKVSASWNPRAQFETLGLGSWKLGPQFPTWIRSQKILWDLNLSFTGISDTIPPWLFNSSLGIVDLSHNQLHGGISYILCEVKNENQVLSYLDLRENSLSGEIPDCWMNYLNLTHINLNSNNFTGSIPRSLFLLEDLDYLSLGNNSLTGPITFDFVNHE; encoded by the exons ATGGGTGGATCAACCCATTTCTCTGTTTTCTTACTCGTCGCAATAATTTTACTCTGTTCTTCCAGCAAAACTGCAAATGCAACTTGCTATGCAAGTGAGAAACAAGCTCTTATGGACTTCAAGAAAGCCTTGAAAGATCCCTATGGTAGACTCTCGTCTTGGATTCACGACGTTGATTGCTGCAAATGGGAAGGAGTTGTTTGTAGCAAGCGAAGTGGCCGCGTGATTCAACTTCACCTTCAGAGTCCTGTTCGTGAAATTGATGTTTCTGGTGATGAGGTGTTTGTTGATCCTAAATCACCATTAAGCGGTAAAATCAGTCATTCGTTACAAAATTTGACTCGCTTGCGTTATCTTGATCTAAGTCTAAATGATTTCAGTGGAATTCCAATTCCCAGTTTTTTTGGGTCTCTCAGAAGTCTAAGGTACCTGAATTTATCTGGAGCTGGATTTCAAGGAACGGTTCCCTATCAGCTTGGAAACCTATCAAGTTTACGCACTTTAAGCATAGGAGGCTATCCGTCCGATCTTCAAGTTGATAACCTGCAATGGTTGGCTGGTCTCCCTAATCTGGAGCACCTAGATATGAGTGCCGTGAACCTTAGTCTAGCGTCTAATTGGCTAGAGGTGATTAACACGATCCCTTCTTTGGTAGAGATACATCTGTCCTCTTGTCAacttgatttaatttctcatcATCTTGGCAGAGATACATTTGTCTTCCATGCCAACTTTTCTTCTCTTAGTGTCCTAGATctttctgaaaattttcttggaCACCTCATCCCTAGATGGATTTTCGGTCTTACTGTCCTTGCTTCCCTTGATTTAAGTGGGACCAAGCTTGAAGGCCCATTGTCCAGAGGTCTTTGCAACTTGACTTCCCTCCAGCACTTGGATCTTTCTTTCAATTATTTGAATTGTTCACTACCAGACGAGCTTATTCATCTTAACAATCTCATTTCTCTCAATCTTACGGAGAATCAATTCGAAGGCTTCTTGGATGGAATTTGGAATTGGAGTTCCCTAACATCTTTGGATCTATCATACAATAACTTCGCTACCTTTCTCCCAAGCCAATTATCAACTTTAACTGCCCTAATTTCACTTTATCTTCGCTCCAATCATTTTCGAGGTTCTATCCCAAGCTCTATTGCCAACATTTCCAACCTTCAATATCTTGATCTATCTGATAACAACCTTAGCTCCTCTTTACCAAGTGAAGTATTCACATCGAAGGACTTGATTACACTTGATGCAAGAGCTAATCACTTGAATGGTCCAATTCCAAGCACTGTTGGCAATTGTACCAAGCTAAAATACCTTGGGCTGAATGATAATGCTCTGTCTGGCTCAATTCCATCAAATTTAGGAAGATGTACCCAGCTCAAAGAACTTTTGCTAAGTAATAATGCTCTATCTGGCTCAATTCCATCAAATTTAGGAAAACTGTTATCCTTGGAGCACTTGGATGTATCTCACAACAAACTCACTGGAACTCTTCCTGAAAGTCTTTGGCAGCTTTCCAAACTTAAAGAGCTTCGTATTTACGACAATTTAATAGAAGGCATTGTGAGTGAGAGTCACTTGGACAATCTGACAGCTTTATGGTATTTTTCTGCATCCGGAAACTCCTTGACCTTAAAAGTAAGTGCAAGTTGGAATCCTCGTGCCCAATTTGAAACACTTGGATTGGGCTCGTGGAAGCTGGGTCCCCAATTTCCTAC ATGGATCCGGTCACAAAAAATCCTTTGGGATTTGAACTTGTCCTTCACAGGAATTTCAGATACCATTCCACCTTGGTTATTCAACTCATCATTGGGTATTGTAGACCTTTCTCACAATCAACTCCATG GAGGCATCTCTTACATTTTGTGTGAAGTCAAGAATGAAAATCAAGTTCTTTCGTATCTGGATCTTCGGGAGAATTCTCTATCAGGAGAAATTCCTGACTGTTGGATGAATTACCTAAACTTGACTCATATCAACCTCAACAGCAATAACTTCACCGGAAGCATTCCAAGATCATTGTTTCTTTTGGAAGATCTGGATTATTTAAGCTTGGGTAACAACAGTCTCACTGGTCCGATAACCTTTGACTTTgtaaatcatgaataa
- the LOC113771268 gene encoding receptor-like protein EIX2: protein MERSNHNLPPSRDQIWRDMVTIEGGDPSIREGEGFAIGGEGRGGEGGEGRRKGVVTGVGSSGGVRCKTVNATCHASEKQALMDFKKDLKDPYGRLSSWIHDVDCCKWKGVVCSNRSGRVIQLHLQSPANDEVFADPKSPLSGNISHSLQNLTHLCYLDLSLNNFSGIPIPSFFGSLRSLSSSLPSEVFTLKDLISLDTSNNHLNGPIPSTIGNCTKLKQLFLNHNALSGSIPSNLGKLSSLENWDVSHNKLTGTLPESLWQLSKLEVLCIYNNLMEGIVSESQLDNLTSLTFFDPSENSFTLKVSANWTPRAQFNILGLSSWKLGPQFPTWIQSQKILRNLNLSFTGISDTIPTWLFNPSLDSVDLSRNQLHDKSSMISEIVKGLYVHSSQTYSMAYSH from the exons ATGGAACGTTCCAATCACAACCTGCCCCCTAGTCGTGACCAGATCTGGCGAGATATGGTCACTATCGAAGGTGGTGACCCTTCTATAAGGGAAGGAGAAGGTTTTGCAATTGGGGGAGAAGGGAGAGGAGGGGAGGGAGGAGAAGGAAGGAGGAAGGGGGTGGTAACGGGGGTTGGTAGTAGTGGTGGTGTTAGATG CAAAACTGTAAATGCAACTTGCCATGCAAGTGAGAAACAAGCACTTATGGACTTCAAGAAAGACTTGAAAGATCCCTATGGTAGACTCTCGTCTTGGATTCACGACGTTGATTGCTGCAAATGGAAAGGAGTTGTTTGTAGCAACCGAAGTGGCCGCGTGATTCAACTTCACCTCCAGAGTCCTGCCAATGATGAGGTGTTTGCTGATCCTAAATCACCATTAAGCGGCAATATCAGTCATTCGTTGCAAAATTTGACTCACTTGTGTTACCTTGATCTAAGTCTAAATAATTTCAGTGGAATTCCAATTCCCAGTTTTTTTGGCTCTCTCAGAAGTCTAAG CTCCTCTTTACCAAGTGAAGTATTCACATTGAAGGACTTGATTTCACTTGATACAAGCAATAATCACTTAAATGGTCCAATTCCAAGCACAATTGGCAACTGTACCAAGCTTAAACAACTTTTCCTAAACCATAATGCTCTATCTGGTTCAATTCCTTCAAATTTAGGAAAGCTGTCATCCTTGGAGAACTGGGATGTATCTCACAACAAACTCACTGGAACTCTTCCTGAAAGTCTTTGGCAGCTTTCCAAACTTGAAGTGCTTTGTATTTACAACAATTTAATGGAAGGCATTGTGAGTGAGAGTCAGCTAGACAATCTGACATCTTTAACATTTTTTGATCCATCTGAAAACTCTTTCACCTTAAAAGTGAGTGCAAATTGGACTCCTCGTGCCCAATTTAACATACTTGGATTGAGTTCATGGAAGCTGGGTCCCCAATTTCCTACTTGGATCCAGTCTCAAAAAATCCTTCGGAATTTGAACTTGTCATTCACAGGAATTTCAGATACTATTCCAACTTGGCTATTCAACCCATCATTGGATTCCGTAGACCTTTCTCGCAATCAACTTCATGATAAGAGTTCAATGATCTCTGAAATTGTTAAAGGTTTATATGTGCATTCTAGTCAAACATATTCAATGGCCTACTCACATTGA